The following coding sequences are from one Parabacteroides pacaensis window:
- a CDS encoding DNA polymerase III subunit gamma/tau, giving the protein MDNYIVSARKYRPSTFQSVVGQKALTTTLKNAILSNKLAHAYLFCGPRGVGKTSCARIFAKTINCQHLTPDGEACNECESCKAFNEQRSFNIHELDAASNNSVDDIRSLIDQVRIPPQVGRYKVYIIDEVHMLSAAAFNAFLKTLEEPPHHALFILATTEKHKILPTILSRCQIYDFSRISVADMVEHLEYVASSEGVQADADALNVIAQKADGGMRDALSIFDQVVSFTGGNITYQAVIDNLNVLDYEYYFRLTEAILESRVRESMLLLNEILNKGFEGQNIITGLTSHFRDLLVCRDEQTLVLFEVGASIRQRYIELARRCSDQFLFKAIELANTCDLNYRASRNKRLLLELTLIQLCQLSHASPQDTSPQKGKIETIPIESKAANISGGASQATGTHAAGQQAPVQPASPVPPAVSVPTSSVPPSNPRKPNMKLGVSIKEFGKEKANNDKSPATGMSASSQQVATPFSQEELVRCWNAFVQTLEEKVYLKNIMINCQPMLQGNFSFEVVVHNPGQQEELTKEGGSILNFLRYNLRNGRIQMKIRIDETNEKHLAYTAAEKFNLLKEVNPAITKLKDEFDLRID; this is encoded by the coding sequence ATGGATAACTATATAGTCTCGGCTCGGAAATATCGTCCGTCTACTTTTCAAAGCGTAGTAGGACAGAAAGCTCTTACTACCACCCTGAAGAATGCCATATTAAGTAATAAATTAGCGCATGCTTACTTGTTTTGCGGACCTCGTGGAGTAGGAAAGACTTCTTGTGCCCGTATCTTTGCCAAAACAATCAATTGCCAGCATCTTACCCCTGATGGAGAGGCTTGCAACGAATGCGAATCTTGTAAAGCTTTCAACGAACAACGTTCTTTTAATATACACGAATTGGATGCTGCTTCCAATAACTCGGTGGACGATATTCGTTCGTTGATTGACCAAGTGCGCATACCTCCGCAAGTTGGCCGTTATAAAGTATATATTATTGATGAGGTTCACATGCTTTCGGCCGCGGCTTTTAATGCGTTCTTGAAAACGTTGGAAGAGCCTCCCCATCATGCGCTTTTTATCCTGGCAACTACGGAAAAACACAAGATACTTCCTACCATTCTTTCCCGGTGCCAGATTTATGATTTTTCTCGTATTTCGGTAGCCGATATGGTGGAGCATTTGGAATATGTGGCTTCCAGCGAAGGAGTACAGGCTGATGCGGACGCTTTAAATGTGATTGCTCAAAAGGCGGACGGAGGTATGCGGGATGCCCTTTCTATTTTCGACCAGGTAGTAAGTTTTACGGGAGGAAATATTACTTACCAGGCTGTAATAGATAATTTAAATGTATTGGATTATGAGTATTATTTTCGTCTTACGGAAGCTATTTTGGAAAGCCGTGTGCGGGAATCGATGCTTTTGTTGAATGAAATTCTGAATAAAGGTTTTGAAGGACAGAATATTATCACCGGTTTAACCAGCCATTTCCGTGATTTGTTAGTATGCCGGGATGAACAAACGCTTGTTTTGTTTGAAGTAGGGGCTTCTATTCGCCAACGCTATATCGAGTTGGCACGACGTTGTTCGGACCAGTTTTTGTTTAAGGCAATTGAATTGGCCAATACGTGTGACTTGAATTACCGTGCCAGCCGGAATAAACGGCTTTTATTAGAACTTACATTAATCCAACTATGTCAATTGTCTCATGCTTCTCCTCAGGATACTTCACCCCAAAAAGGAAAAATTGAAACTATTCCCATAGAAAGTAAAGCTGCGAACATTTCTGGGGGTGCTTCACAAGCTACCGGCACACATGCGGCAGGGCAACAGGCTCCTGTCCAACCCGCTTCCCCTGTACCTCCTGCTGTTTCGGTCCCTACCTCTTCGGTTCCCCCTTCCAACCCGCGAAAGCCGAATATGAAATTGGGAGTTTCCATTAAAGAATTCGGGAAAGAGAAAGCGAATAATGATAAATCGCCTGCAACCGGTATGTCAGCATCCTCTCAACAAGTTGCTACTCCTTTTTCGCAAGAAGAATTAGTACGTTGCTGGAATGCTTTTGTCCAGACATTGGAAGAGAAAGTCTATTTAAAGAATATAATGATCAATTGCCAGCCTATGTTGCAAGGAAATTTCAGTTTTGAAGTAGTGGTACATAATCCGGGGCAACAAGAAGAATTGACGAAAGAGGGGGGGAGTATATTGAATTTTCTGCGGTATAATCTTCGAAACGGCCGGATCCAGATGAAAATTCGTATTGATGAAACCAATGAAAAGCATTTGGCTTATACGGCTGCGGAGAAGTTTAATTTACTAAAAGAGGTCAATCCGGCTATTACAAAATTGAAAGATGAATTTGATTTGAGAATCGATTGA
- a CDS encoding DUF6057 family protein yields the protein MTNRAKQYWILTIAGIFLMSAILQFRYRYHLSFLEQLQLFVSTKEYARQLLSLPGGLTEYMSQYLIQFFKIKFVGNLFVVALLSTIAICIHKLIAHKDKASFVFESMIVFFLFVNFLDINFYLKGITGYLFCLLVLLLYDLYERIQPRSFKKRFLFILLLGSFLFWITAPFQTLFFISASAMELKRHGLNKGKSLFPLFIITMAAIGIYFIAGESSFRMYIDIDGVCSLRIIPGWTKYAPWALLPLAILFNPLLERALQLIKKNFIKTTLQILFLGGIILYLLPKYDDNWSLPFKQLHYYATQDKWDKILDYCQKHPLINNYNCLNYQNLALAQKGILADSLLYYPQKGKYGLYAPWDRVVPTAFALQKICYHYGDIAFAQKYAFEGNVNSVTRGFPETLKMLVKTNLLQGQKKVAARYIYYLQQTVFYKEWADKQSLYLSDSSAMKNDPEYQGKERFREKENHFTYSNELYILAGLDKTDKKLRDFVLCSLLLDKDLQGFLNWFNFYHKDAGFQTISVLYYQALMACAPSVPEVLTRYPIPEKIRKDFESYTKLYSSGRNPAEKQKWLYPQYKNSYWYYFHFTKIEHE from the coding sequence ATGACAAACAGAGCAAAACAATATTGGATTCTAACTATAGCCGGCATATTCCTTATGTCGGCTATACTACAATTCCGCTACCGATACCACCTATCTTTTCTCGAGCAACTACAATTATTCGTTTCAACGAAAGAATATGCAAGACAACTTCTATCTCTTCCCGGAGGACTTACGGAGTATATGTCACAATACCTTATCCAGTTTTTTAAAATCAAATTTGTCGGTAACCTATTTGTTGTTGCTTTATTATCTACCATCGCAATATGCATCCATAAACTTATTGCACACAAAGACAAAGCCTCTTTTGTCTTCGAAAGTATGATTGTGTTCTTCTTGTTCGTTAACTTTTTAGACATCAATTTCTATTTAAAAGGGATTACCGGATATTTATTTTGCTTGCTTGTCCTTTTGCTGTATGACCTGTATGAGCGAATCCAGCCCCGATCATTCAAAAAAAGGTTCTTATTTATTTTACTCTTAGGCTCTTTCCTTTTTTGGATAACCGCACCGTTCCAGACTCTTTTCTTTATATCAGCCTCTGCAATGGAATTAAAACGCCACGGATTAAACAAAGGAAAAAGCCTTTTTCCCCTCTTCATAATCACTATGGCCGCTATAGGCATCTATTTCATTGCCGGGGAAAGCTCTTTTCGCATGTACATCGACATAGACGGAGTATGCTCCCTTAGAATCATTCCAGGCTGGACCAAATATGCTCCCTGGGCATTATTACCTTTAGCCATCCTCTTTAATCCCTTGCTAGAACGAGCTTTACAACTTATCAAAAAAAACTTTATAAAAACGACCTTGCAAATCCTGTTTCTCGGCGGTATCATCCTTTATCTCCTTCCCAAATACGACGACAACTGGTCGCTACCCTTCAAGCAACTGCACTATTACGCAACCCAAGATAAATGGGACAAGATACTGGATTATTGCCAAAAACACCCTTTAATCAACAACTACAACTGCTTAAACTACCAAAACCTGGCACTGGCACAAAAAGGGATCCTTGCCGATTCCCTTCTTTATTACCCTCAAAAAGGAAAATACGGGTTATACGCTCCTTGGGACAGAGTCGTTCCCACCGCTTTTGCCTTGCAAAAAATCTGTTACCACTACGGTGATATCGCCTTTGCTCAAAAATACGCATTCGAAGGAAACGTCAATTCCGTCACCAGGGGATTTCCCGAAACATTAAAAATGCTGGTCAAAACCAATCTTTTACAAGGACAAAAGAAAGTGGCTGCCAGATACATTTATTACTTGCAACAAACCGTTTTCTATAAAGAATGGGCAGACAAACAATCCCTTTACCTTTCCGACTCGTCGGCCATGAAAAACGACCCGGAATATCAAGGAAAAGAAAGGTTCAGGGAAAAAGAAAACCATTTCACCTATTCAAATGAACTGTATATCCTGGCAGGACTGGATAAAACAGATAAGAAATTAAGAGACTTCGTCTTGTGCTCCCTTTTACTGGACAAAGACCTACAGGGCTTCCTTAATTGGTTTAATTTCTACCACAAGGACGCAGGTTTCCAAACCATATCGGTGCTGTATTACCAGGCCCTGATGGCTTGTGCTCCCAGCGTTCCCGAGGTACTGACCCGCTATCCCATACCGGAAAAAATCCGAAAAGACTTTGAATCGTACACTAAGCTATACAGCAGCGGAAGAAACCCGGCAGAAAAACAAAAATGGCTGTATCCGCAATATAAAAACAGTTATTGGTATTACTTTCATTTTACAAAAATAGAACATGAATAA
- a CDS encoding TolB family protein, whose amino-acid sequence MNKYWIILFIISLCACSKAPVQTLQQYSTSFIYPDYEKVTIPCQIAPLSFFVNTPETDVKVILHAGDYSLSIKGKDISIPSGKWKKLLTSEDTIWVDVLAKKNGNWTQLRSFPIYISKDEIDPYITYRLIAPGYEVWNFMGIYQRCLSSYEETPICENKSMAHYCVNCHTTNQGNPEEFIFHQRPGGSILAKEGVLKKLNTHYNEKVQSLVYPSWHPSGNYIAFSVNKTVQSVHSSHTNRIEVWDQWSDIVIVDIRTNELITILTLMSEDSFETFPAFSPDGKKLYFCSARAVTLPDSITEIKYDICSIGLDLENKMYSRKVDTIIRASAENYSTSFPRISPDGRYLLYTKHNYGNFSIWHKEADLKMYDLEKKIPVDVSILNSPETESYHSWSSNGKWIIFSSRRDDGLYTRLYLAHVDSQGKVGKPFLLPQKYSTYSIDQDRSYNIPEFVTGKIKNYKVEIEKLMKEKTKPR is encoded by the coding sequence ATGAATAAATATTGGATAATCCTCTTTATCATCTCTTTGTGTGCTTGCAGCAAGGCGCCCGTGCAGACATTGCAACAATACTCCACTTCGTTTATCTATCCGGATTACGAGAAGGTTACCATACCTTGCCAAATCGCGCCTTTATCCTTTTTTGTCAACACGCCGGAAACCGATGTGAAGGTAATTTTGCATGCAGGCGATTATTCCCTATCGATAAAGGGCAAGGACATTTCTATTCCTTCCGGGAAATGGAAAAAGTTACTTACGTCCGAAGACACGATCTGGGTGGACGTCTTAGCGAAAAAAAACGGTAACTGGACGCAGCTTCGCTCCTTCCCTATCTATATTTCAAAAGACGAGATAGATCCCTATATTACCTATCGATTGATTGCCCCAGGCTATGAAGTGTGGAATTTTATGGGAATTTATCAGCGTTGTTTGTCCTCTTATGAAGAAACTCCCATTTGCGAAAACAAAAGCATGGCCCACTATTGCGTAAACTGCCATACTACAAACCAGGGAAACCCGGAAGAGTTTATTTTCCATCAACGCCCCGGAGGAAGCATCTTGGCAAAAGAAGGGGTTTTAAAGAAACTAAATACCCATTATAATGAAAAAGTCCAAAGCCTGGTCTACCCTTCCTGGCATCCCTCAGGCAACTATATTGCTTTTTCCGTCAACAAGACCGTGCAAAGCGTGCATTCCAGCCATACCAACCGCATCGAAGTGTGGGACCAATGGTCCGACATCGTGATTGTGGATATCCGAACAAACGAACTGATTACCATTCTCACCTTGATGTCCGAAGATTCTTTTGAAACCTTTCCCGCCTTTTCGCCGGATGGGAAGAAGCTCTATTTCTGTTCCGCCCGTGCCGTTACCCTTCCGGATTCCATTACGGAAATAAAATATGACATCTGTTCCATCGGGCTTGACCTGGAGAACAAAATGTATAGCCGCAAGGTCGATACTATCATCCGGGCTTCGGCGGAAAATTACAGCACGTCGTTTCCCCGGATCTCTCCCGATGGACGTTACCTTTTGTATACAAAGCATAATTATGGGAATTTCTCTATCTGGCATAAGGAAGCTGACTTGAAAATGTATGATTTGGAGAAGAAAATACCCGTAGATGTTTCTATTTTAAATTCTCCCGAAACGGAGAGTTACCACTCCTGGTCTTCCAACGGCAAATGGATTATCTTCAGCAGCCGCCGGGATGACGGGCTATATACGCGTTTATACCTGGCGCATGTAGATTCGCAAGGGAAGGTGGGTAAGCCTTTTCTTTTGCCGCAAAAGTACAGCACTTATTCCATCGACCAGGACAGGTCGTATAATATTCCGGAATTTGTCACCGGGAAAATAAAGAATTACAAAGTCGAAATTGAAAAACTGATGAAGGAAAAAACAAAACCTCGATAG
- the queC gene encoding 7-cyano-7-deazaguanine synthase QueC — translation MKQKEEALVCFSGGQDSTTCLFWALKNFSAVHAVSFTYGQKHAKETEIAAEIARNAHVPFELIDVSLLSQVSENSLTNPEIRMDETQPANSYPNTFVPGRNMIFLSFAAILARTKGIKHLVTGVSETDFSGYPDCRDTFIRSLNVTLNLAMDYSFVIHTPLMWKDKAEVWALADELGVFDLVRNKTLTCYNGIIADGCGHCPACKLRRQGLATYLKTKN, via the coding sequence ATGAAACAAAAGGAAGAAGCTTTAGTATGTTTTTCGGGCGGCCAAGACTCTACTACCTGCCTGTTCTGGGCTTTAAAAAATTTTTCTGCCGTACATGCGGTCTCATTTACATACGGGCAAAAACATGCAAAAGAAACAGAAATTGCCGCCGAAATTGCCCGGAATGCCCATGTTCCCTTCGAGTTAATAGACGTTTCCTTGCTCAGCCAAGTATCGGAAAACTCCCTTACGAACCCCGAAATCAGGATGGATGAAACTCAACCTGCCAACAGTTACCCCAACACCTTCGTACCGGGAAGAAATATGATTTTCCTTTCCTTTGCCGCTATTCTAGCGCGTACAAAAGGCATCAAACATTTAGTAACCGGAGTATCGGAAACTGATTTCAGCGGATATCCGGATTGTAGAGATACCTTTATCCGTTCTCTCAACGTTACTTTAAACCTGGCAATGGACTATTCTTTCGTGATTCACACGCCACTTATGTGGAAAGACAAAGCGGAAGTATGGGCACTTGCCGACGAATTAGGCGTATTCGACCTAGTACGGAACAAGACGTTGACTTGTTACAATGGAATAATAGCAGACGGATGCGGACATTGCCCGGCCTGCAAACTACGCCGACAAGGATTAGCAACCTATTTAAAAACCAAGAATTAA
- a CDS encoding aspartate kinase, which yields MKVLKFGGTSLGSSQRMKNVAQLIREGEKKIVVLSAMSGTTNTLIDIAACFYQKDKESAYEIIGKHEQRYAIEIDQLFSTSLYKEKAQAEITNCFHHIWSFSEGPFTHFEEKDIVAQGEIMSCCMMNYYLQECGVHSVLLPALDFMRTTVDAEPDLDYISEKLTSLLNQNKDAEIYITQGFICRNAFGQVDNLKRGGSDYTASLIGAALHSEEIQIWTDIDGMHNNDPRFVNGTSPVRQLNFEEAAKLAYFGAKILHPTCILPAKTHNIPVRLLNTLDPAAPGTLISNTAEKGKIKAVAAKDGITYVKIKSERSLVLHKFLSKVFETFASYQTPVDMVTTSEIGVSVTIDDKTHLPEIIKELQPYASVTLEEDMVIICVVGDLEWQNIGFEASIINSLKDIPVRMISYGGSNSNVSLVMKAADKKRALQALSESLFG from the coding sequence ATGAAAGTATTAAAATTTGGCGGTACCTCTCTGGGTTCTTCCCAACGAATGAAAAATGTAGCCCAATTGATTCGGGAAGGAGAAAAGAAGATTGTAGTTCTTTCTGCCATGTCAGGAACTACGAATACTTTGATAGACATTGCTGCTTGTTTTTATCAGAAGGATAAGGAAAGTGCCTACGAAATTATTGGTAAACACGAACAAAGATATGCCATAGAGATAGACCAGCTTTTTTCCACTTCTTTATACAAAGAAAAGGCACAGGCGGAAATAACGAATTGCTTTCACCATATATGGAGCTTTTCGGAAGGACCTTTTACCCATTTTGAAGAGAAAGATATTGTGGCACAGGGGGAAATAATGTCATGCTGTATGATGAATTATTATCTGCAAGAGTGCGGTGTACACTCCGTTTTGCTTCCGGCTCTCGATTTTATGCGTACCACGGTGGATGCGGAACCCGACTTGGACTATATCTCTGAAAAACTTACCTCTTTGCTGAATCAAAATAAAGACGCGGAGATTTATATTACGCAGGGCTTTATCTGCCGGAATGCTTTCGGACAGGTAGATAACCTGAAACGTGGAGGAAGTGATTATACGGCTTCTTTGATCGGTGCGGCTCTCCATTCCGAGGAAATCCAGATATGGACGGATATAGATGGAATGCATAATAATGATCCCCGGTTTGTGAATGGGACTTCTCCCGTGCGCCAACTTAATTTTGAGGAAGCTGCCAAATTAGCTTATTTTGGTGCTAAGATTCTGCATCCTACTTGTATTCTTCCGGCCAAAACTCATAATATCCCCGTGCGCTTGCTAAATACGTTAGATCCTGCTGCTCCGGGAACTTTGATATCCAATACGGCGGAGAAAGGGAAAATCAAGGCAGTGGCGGCGAAAGATGGAATTACGTATGTGAAAATAAAGTCCGAACGTAGCTTGGTGCTGCATAAGTTCCTCAGTAAAGTATTTGAAACGTTTGCCAGCTACCAGACTCCGGTCGATATGGTCACTACTTCCGAAATAGGTGTGTCGGTAACTATCGATGACAAAACGCATTTGCCTGAAATAATAAAAGAGTTGCAACCTTATGCCTCGGTGACATTGGAAGAAGATATGGTAATTATTTGTGTGGTGGGTGATTTGGAGTGGCAAAATATCGGCTTTGAAGCGAGCATTATCAATTCGTTGAAAGATATCCCGGTAAGAATGATTTCTTATGGAGGAAGTAATAGTAATGTTTCGCTGGTAATGAAAGCTGCCGACAAAAAACGTGCCCTGCAAGCTTTAAGCGAATCTCTTTTCGGATGA
- the mscL gene encoding large-conductance mechanosensitive channel protein MscL produces the protein MKHVLDEFKTFAMRGNVVDMAVGIILGGAFGKIVSSLVSDIIMPGVGLLIGGVNFTNLKIVLKHAVTNAKGEVIEPAVSINYGNFIQVTVDFIIISFAIFLLVKGINALSQLKEKEEQTNPAAPVVPDNIKLLTQIRDLLQQQNDKKEKDPHSTQES, from the coding sequence ATTAAACATGTTCTTGATGAATTTAAAACCTTTGCCATGCGGGGTAACGTCGTGGATATGGCAGTGGGTATTATTCTAGGAGGAGCTTTCGGGAAAATCGTATCTTCGCTGGTAAGTGATATTATTATGCCAGGGGTAGGACTGCTAATCGGAGGTGTGAATTTTACCAATCTCAAAATTGTACTAAAGCACGCTGTCACCAACGCAAAAGGGGAAGTGATAGAACCTGCGGTAAGTATCAACTACGGCAATTTTATTCAAGTAACAGTAGATTTTATTATTATTTCTTTTGCTATATTTTTATTGGTTAAAGGAATAAATGCACTGTCGCAATTGAAAGAAAAAGAAGAACAAACCAATCCGGCTGCACCCGTCGTACCCGATAACATCAAATTACTCACACAAATACGGGATTTACTCCAACAGCAAAACGATAAGAAGGAGAAAGATCCACATTCGACGCAGGAATCGTAA
- a CDS encoding 3-keto-disaccharide hydrolase, whose translation MRKNSLALKAVVVTLACSSFISMNAQEKYPEQMPMKPEMSEYWTPQPPIVTPGTSTSKAVLTAPSDAIILFDGKDLSQWVNDKGETAQWTVQNGVMTVDKSKGDILTKEKFGDFQLHIEWCVPEDIQGSSQGRGNSGIFLQDMYEIQVLDCYNNKTYVNGQTGSVYKQTPPLVNAMRKPGEWNVYDIIYTAPTFTKDGHYRTHPTVTLLQNGVLLQNNTIILGTTEYVGFPKTKPHGEGPIRLQSHGDPSKPISFRNIWIRKL comes from the coding sequence ATGAGAAAGAATTCTCTTGCACTTAAAGCTGTAGTAGTTACTTTGGCATGTAGTAGCTTTATCAGTATGAATGCCCAGGAAAAATATCCTGAACAAATGCCCATGAAACCGGAAATGTCGGAGTATTGGACCCCTCAACCTCCAATCGTTACCCCCGGAACCTCTACGTCGAAAGCAGTCCTGACAGCCCCCTCGGACGCTATTATTCTGTTTGACGGTAAAGACTTGTCCCAATGGGTAAATGACAAAGGAGAAACTGCCCAATGGACCGTACAGAACGGAGTGATGACTGTAGATAAATCAAAAGGTGATATTTTAACTAAAGAAAAATTCGGTGATTTTCAACTTCATATAGAATGGTGTGTACCTGAAGACATTCAAGGTTCAAGCCAGGGAAGAGGAAATAGCGGTATCTTCTTGCAAGATATGTATGAAATTCAAGTACTAGATTGTTACAATAACAAAACTTATGTAAACGGGCAAACCGGAAGTGTTTATAAACAAACTCCTCCTTTGGTAAATGCCATGCGCAAGCCGGGAGAATGGAATGTATACGACATTATATATACGGCTCCTACTTTTACAAAAGACGGGCATTATCGTACACATCCTACGGTAACGTTACTACAGAATGGAGTTCTTCTGCAGAACAACACCATTATATTAGGAACAACCGAATATGTTGGATTCCCTAAGACTAAACCTCACGGAGAAGGCCCTATCCGCTTGCAATCACATGGAGATCCAAGCAAACCGATCAGCTTCCGCAATATATGGATTAGAAAACTATAA
- a CDS encoding type IV toxin-antitoxin system AbiEi family antitoxin domain-containing protein: MTFLEFKTKMFDLACFNIYQIYAWQPDFDRNNLTRWTKKGYLIRLRQGHFAFSEYKSKPDYSLYFANRIYRPSYISLHTALSFYGMIPEAVVQITSVTSLKTASFANDFGEYSYKNVKESLMFGYDLKPMTDNRTIQFATPEKALLDLLYLYTFYDNEQELEELRLDEDYLHDDLNKDLLMEYCAKFQSKALDHRVKLLLKTYDL, encoded by the coding sequence ATGACCTTTCTGGAATTTAAGACTAAAATGTTTGATTTGGCATGCTTCAATATCTATCAGATATATGCATGGCAACCGGATTTCGACCGGAATAATCTTACCCGTTGGACTAAGAAAGGTTATCTTATTCGTTTACGACAGGGGCATTTTGCTTTTTCGGAATATAAGAGCAAGCCGGATTATTCCCTTTATTTTGCCAATCGGATTTACCGCCCGTCTTATATCAGTTTGCACACAGCATTATCGTTCTATGGGATGATACCGGAAGCGGTGGTTCAGATTACCAGTGTGACAAGTCTGAAAACAGCATCATTCGCTAATGACTTCGGCGAATACTCTTATAAGAATGTCAAAGAAAGCTTGATGTTCGGGTATGATTTGAAGCCAATGACAGACAACCGCACCATACAGTTTGCCACACCCGAAAAGGCATTGCTTGATTTGCTGTATCTTTATACGTTCTATGATAACGAACAGGAATTGGAGGAATTGCGATTGGATGAAGATTACCTACATGATGATTTAAACAAGGATTTATTGATGGAATACTGCGCCAAGTTTCAAAGCAAGGCACTTGATCATCGGGTAAAGCTACTTCTTAAAACTTACGATTTATGA
- a CDS encoding nucleotidyl transferase AbiEii/AbiGii toxin family protein, giving the protein MIQIEQIRNYFPAQIRGNSGFDKHVLKEYLQVMILDYLSSTPSIQKMAFIGGTNLRLVKGIDRFSEDLDFDCKNLSKDEFIEMTNDVIQFLERSGLRVEAKDKENPKLTAFRRNIHFPELLFDLGLSGHKEERFLIKVESQDQGIAYPPVITNIKSCGFFFPFPVPSDGVLCSMKIAAMLARAKGRDFYDLMFLLAQAKPDYDFLSKRCGVHNLQEFKKATAELLKTVDLKKKQKDFEHLLFNKANSEKILRFGEFVDSLTE; this is encoded by the coding sequence ATGATACAGATTGAACAAATAAGAAATTATTTTCCGGCTCAAATCCGTGGAAATTCGGGTTTCGATAAGCACGTACTGAAAGAGTATTTGCAGGTGATGATTCTGGATTACCTTTCTTCTACACCAAGCATCCAAAAGATGGCTTTTATCGGCGGAACAAACCTGCGTTTAGTAAAAGGGATAGACCGGTTCTCCGAAGATTTGGATTTCGACTGTAAAAACCTCTCAAAAGACGAGTTTATTGAAATGACAAACGACGTAATCCAGTTTTTAGAGCGTTCAGGGTTGCGAGTAGAAGCGAAGGATAAGGAAAACCCGAAGCTAACAGCATTCCGGCGGAATATCCATTTCCCTGAACTATTGTTTGATTTGGGATTGAGCGGGCATAAGGAAGAGCGTTTCTTAATAAAGGTCGAAAGCCAAGACCAAGGAATTGCTTATCCTCCAGTTATTACAAACATCAAAAGTTGCGGATTCTTTTTTCCTTTTCCTGTTCCTTCCGATGGTGTATTGTGTAGCATGAAAATAGCCGCCATGTTAGCCCGTGCCAAAGGACGTGATTTTTACGACCTGATGTTTTTATTAGCACAGGCAAAACCCGATTACGATTTTTTATCAAAACGCTGTGGAGTGCATAACTTGCAAGAGTTCAAGAAAGCAACAGCCGAACTGCTAAAAACAGTCGATTTGAAGAAAAAGCAAAAGGACTTTGAACACCTGCTTTTCAACAAAGCAAATAGCGAGAAGATTTTGCGGTTTGGTGAATTTGTAGATTCACTTACAGAATAG
- the queF gene encoding preQ(1) synthase → MKEKELTLLGNGNTEYKQTYSPEVLEAFTNKHQDNDYWVHFNCPEFTSLCPITGQPDFATIYIDYIPDAKMVESKSLKLYLFSFRNHGAFHEDCVNLIMKDLIRLMDPKYIEVTGIFTPRGGISIYPYCNYGRPGSKYEIVAENRLFNHQAPMESKYS, encoded by the coding sequence ATGAAAGAAAAGGAATTAACCTTATTAGGAAACGGAAATACGGAATACAAACAAACTTACAGCCCGGAAGTATTGGAAGCATTTACCAATAAACATCAGGATAACGACTACTGGGTTCATTTCAATTGCCCGGAATTTACCAGTTTATGTCCTATTACCGGACAACCTGATTTTGCAACCATCTATATCGATTATATACCGGATGCAAAGATGGTAGAAAGTAAAAGTTTAAAGCTATATCTTTTCAGTTTTCGGAATCACGGAGCATTCCATGAAGATTGCGTGAATCTTATTATGAAAGATTTAATCCGCCTTATGGATCCCAAATACATTGAAGTAACAGGTATTTTTACTCCCAGGGGCGGCATCAGTATCTATCCTTACTGTAATTACGGACGTCCCGGTAGCAAGTATGAAATAGTAGCTGAAAACCGGTTGTTCAATCATCAAGCTCCTATGGAATCTAAATATTCGTGA